The genomic region tagttattttttttagaattttccTCAGTTACCGTGTCCCTGAAGTCATCTTCCACCCTGTTAGTATGTACTTTCTCGCCTTCCAAAACCGACTGCAATTTCATTGAGACCATTTTCAAGAAGTGACATCATTTCTTTTTCCTGCTGGAATTCAACTGTACAAGCTGAGGTTAGCTTCAACTCTCAGTCCgaacttttttttagtttttgaaaTGTTATCCTACTTGTCCCACCCTTAAAGTTCCACCCTGTTAGGCTATATTATGGAGAATTTTTGTCCTATCAAAAAAATGTAGAAACAAATCTGACATAGTTATAAAAgttctgtttatctgtagaaggTTAGCTAGCTTAATGTTGATCACTCAAAGAGCTATGGCTAACTTAGCTCAAAATTTTCCACCCTGTTAGAATGTGAAACTAACAGGGTGGAAATTCTAATTGAATAAatagtatttaatatatatatagcaaattctatatgtatatattatataaatgacttatttcttaaaattttaacattcaaattgtaataataatgtaaagatactgaataatgaaaataaactgcACAGTTCGTTTTGGAACCTTATAAAAAAGGGGCTCTATTCAGCTCCAAAAAGGATTCTACTATTGTTACAAGCCAAAGACCCTAATTTGGCACTGTTTAGAACAatttttcttaacttaaaagttatttttaaagtctaataaatgttgaaattgatcacagttatactgtaatgtgaatgtatataatgtaaaaaatagaaatttcattattttcataGAAACATCAGTACCAGTATTAGTGTGTGTTACTGGCCTTCATTTATAAAAAAGATGCAATTAAACAAGCAtttaatactgtatatatactgttGTTATTCAAAAAAGGGCATTCTCTAGCCATCTGAGCAGAGAACTGTTTTGCCACCATGATTGATTGTGAtaagaaatcactttttttttgtccctcTCCCAAAGGAAttctggatttttttattttatttttttattgttttgaaacAATATTATATAGGTGCAGTTCCACACATTAAAGATGGCAAACCATGCAGGACAATGACGGAAAGCTCATCCACTGTTAGAACCTATTAACACTGGTGTTCCACCCTGTTATGCTCCGTTCCACCCTGTTAGACaagtaattttaaataataatttgacaGCAAcgttaatatatatgtttttgagcaaaaaaaaaaatatttttgccatCCTACTGGCAAAAATGGGCACAAAAACGTACCTGTTCTTAATAATCAAGACATATTCTATTCATCAATaattgttttgttattgtttcaagaataaaaaatactaaGATGGCAAAAGGGACATATACTATCCAAGAAAAGCTCATTAttgtttaacatttacattattaacatGTTGTGATGACTATGTATATGTCCCTAACAGGGTGGAATATTTTCATGGCCAGTGTCTGAACAATCTacctataattattatttttatagtcCCTGAGCTTGACCAATATGTATTCCTAATAACTAAACGTCACTATTTTGGTAGAATgctaaaaacatgaaaatcatTAACCTTTTTTTCCAACACTTATGAAGCCAAAATGTTACCGCATACCAGGAATGACCCGAATATATTTAACTAAAAGACAGTGTACTGCTATATTTTGCTCTCAAATTGCAATTTGCGCCTCCTGTTTTAAACAACACAATAAATTCTCGCGATAACTTGGAAGCCTATGTGAGACTACGAGTCGGATATCCGGTCTCTTTTCCGTGGTGGACTCCAAGCGAGAAAGTCCTCCATAATGAAGGTAGGAGGACTGAAATTGCTATTTTATGCGTTTTATTATTCACAATGTTGTCGAAATTTCGGACGGGTTGCATTTTACAGTCTCAAAACTACCCGATGTGATTTAGTTAATCGAGTTAGCCTCAAACAATACGAGGGATGGACGTTGATTCTGTTAGATTAAGAGGACAGCCGTGGAAGTGCGGCAACATGGCAGCGCCCGGGACAGACATGCAATGAATAAATGAGGAAACTTTAAAGTTGTTGCGGGTAATTAGCCAGCTTTGTCGCCAATGTTGTTACTGTAAATTCAACGTTTGGGCGCTTGTATTGAGTGTCAAACCAACACCCGGTGTTCAGTAGCATTAGCGGTTAGCTAGCAGACGTGTCAGATGAAGACCTCAGAATTTTGGCCATTTTGTATAAGAAAATGTAATTATCCCTGCTTTCCATTTAACAATTATAACTACAACACGCATTGTAATTCTCTCTCTTGTACTTCTCCAACTAGCTCAATATCTCGTTCCCTGCCACTGGCTGCCAGAAGCTGATAGAAGTTGACGATGAGCGCAAACTGAGGATCTTCTATGAGAAGCGCATGGCCACAGAGGTGGCTGCAGACTCTCTGGGTGATGAGTGGAAGGTAAGGAATCAGAGTCTCATTACATCGTTTATCTTTGTGTATTTCCAGCATCTGAATGCTTCACGTGTTGACAGTTGACACTGCAGGCTGGTGAAGTCTCGATTATATGTGACTTGATCAGTCTTTccagattaaagggttagttcacccaaaaattatgaTTGTCATTTAtgcaccctcatgtcattccaaactcatAAGAATTTAGTTcctcttcgaaacacaaatattttaattgaaacctgagagatttctgtttctccatttaaaaatgtattcaaccaaaactgtttaattttgagcttccatttaTCATAATTGAGTGCTTTAAGCATGtccgctgatcaatgtttatatgtgggAAAAAAAGCCTATGGTAAATATTTATGCTGTTGTGTCTGTTCAAGACTTTGACTTATTTTATACTatctttatgaatgttttgaatAGTCAGATTTTttggatacattttttaatgagggacagaaagctcttcgatttcattaaatactttaatttctgttctGAAGACGAACAGAGGaacaacatgatggtgagtaattgacaatttacttttttgtgtgaactaaccctgcaAGACTGTAGATTTGACTGACTAAACTGACTAATAACTCCTTTTTAAACACTTGGCATCATACTCTTGCTGACTTCGACAATGGTTACAGAGAAACACATGGCATTAtacaaaatgaattcaaaatattaaacatgctTGATCCTCTGACTATGAAATTGTAGtctgaagttaaaaaaaaatatggtgtgaatgattttttttttttttttttttttggtggcaTCTGCAGACCCTTTTGGCTGGTCAGTAGCTGAAAAGGGGGGACATGTGGTGCCTACAGCAACAGTGGAGCTGCTAAACGGATAACAATCTGTTCATATTAGTGGCTGGTTGTACTGAAAAGCTCTGTCAAACTTTGTGCAGTTCATTGTTGAATGATTCTGGAAAGGCTGTCTATGCAAATGTGCAGACTCGTTTGCCTGTTTACATGCCTTAAAAGGTGTCCAAGTTCATTTAAATGAGATGTATGTACATAATTGGGTCCCTAGCATGCTTTCCACCCAGATCTTTAATATAATGGTTTAATATTGTGCTGTTTGTACTGTCACAAGTGATTTCTTGCATTATATTTCATGACTCTCTTCATTTAGATTAAATCTGCCTGCATCTAGTTTATTATGGAAACTATGGCTCAGGAGgatttaaaatatgtatgaaATCATAGTCTCTATGTGATTTTGTTAATGTTGGACTGCCCAAAATTTGCATCCAGGCTCTAATCTTGGGCAGCTACCATCGACTCGGCCAGACTTCAAATCTTGGATAAAGTTGTAGTGTTTTCCAACCTTAAAATCTGCtcaatatcaaacatgtttaatGTCATCCGACTGCATGGAATCATAGTCTGAAGCTATGCCCATCATACACTACGCAATTTCTGTGAAATTCAACTCTGACTGCCCAAAATCTGCAGACTGGCAATGACTTCCTGCATCTAACTTTGATGACACCAGTGTGACAGTCGTATAGTGTTTTCCAAccttaaagggattgttcacccaaaaatgaaaatgtcgtCATTTACTCTCCAAGTTGTTCCTCTCCAAATTGTTGTTCTTCTGAagacaaaagatattttgaagaatatggttaACCAAActgttgatggaccccattggcTTATCCTGAATAAGTTGcatttgttgtttaaaaatgtaactgtGACGTTTAACCTGCTGCACTTTTGACTGCAAAATCATCTTCAAACTGGCATTAACCATGTTTACATGTGTTGTAGGGCTATGTTGTGCGCATCAGCGGAGGCAATGACAAACAGGGTTTCCCCATGAAGCAGGGTGTGCTGACCCATGGACGTGTGCGTCTCCTCCTCAGCAAGGGTCACTCCTGTTACCGCCCTCGCCGTACCGGTGAGCGTAAACGCAAGTCTGTCCGGGGCTGCATCGTCGACGCCAACCTTAGCGTTCTCAACTTGGTCATTGTCAGGAAGGGTGAGTATAGCTAAAAAAtaagtaatataatataaatataatatggGATGTTATCCAGTTTTTACGCAACTGTGGATCCGCTTTGTCTTGAGCCATTCCATTAACCCTTTgacgcgtacgatcacaccggcaTGTTTGTTGCCTAAAGAGccttgtttattaaaaaaaaaaaaaaaaaaaaaaaatatatggtatGCATGATTTAAATTTGTGGCACCAGCAGACCCTTTTTGCCTGTTCAGTAGCTTAAAAGGGGGGACAGTGTGATGCCAACAGCAACAGTGGAGCTGCTAAACGGATAACAACCTGATCATGTTTTTAGTGGCAGGTTGTACTGAAAAGCTCTGTCAAACTTTGTGCAGTGTATTGTTTAGTGAATCTGCCAAaattattgcattgcattgaaTACATTAGATGACTATAAAATTGTTGCAAGATGGGTATGTCTTGCCAGCTTTATCCCCAAATGCATAGCCTACTTGTGAATGGGAGCTTGGATTTGGTATATATGGTCATAGCATCTAATTGATAGATTTTCCTCTTTCTTCAGGTGAGAAAGACATTCCTGGGCTGACTGATAGCACTGTCCCTCGCCGTCTGGGACCCAAGAGGGCCAGCAGAATCCGCAAGCTCTTTAACCTGTCCAAAGAGGATGATGTCAGGCAGTATGTGGTCAGGAGACCCCTCACTAAAGAAGGTACGACTactaataaaagtatttttcatcATGTGATGAGTGAACATTTAATCATGAATGATCATTTAGCCGGTTATCTTGATTATTAGGTCATAATAGGCATGTTATTGATTGCCTAAagactccttttttttttttttattatttttaaaaaacaatggtATGAACTATTTAAATGTGTGGCACCAGCAGACCCTTTTTGCCTCTTCAGTAGCTTATAAGGGGGGACAGTGTGATGCCAACAGCAACAGTGGAGCTGCTAAACGGATAACAATCTTCATATTAGTGGCTGGTTGTACTGAAAAGCTCTGTCAAACTTTGTGCAGTGTATTGTTTAGTGAATCTGGAAAGGTTCTCAATGCAAATGTACAGACTTGTTTACCTGTTTACATGCATGAAAAGGTGTCCAAATTTAAGTTGTTTTCATTGGGACTTTTAGTCAAAGTTTTCTTATGAAATTGCCTGaacattttgtttataaatgGCATATGCAAGAGGCAAAAGTTCTAAAGAGTGATATTTGTTTGGAAGTACACGCTGCTTAGCGTACTTAGCGTACTTAGTTAGCTTAGGCTGTCTGCATCTAGTTCATTACTGGAACCTATGGCCCAAAAGGATTCAAAATGTCCAGAGACTTATGGGTGATCATGCTCTTTCTGATAGGCAAGAAGCCCAGGACTAAGGCCCCTAAGATTCAGCGCCTGGTTACGCCCCGTGTGCTGCAGCACAAGCGCAGACGCATTGCTCTCAAGAAGCAGCGCACACTGAAGAACAAGGAGGCGGCCGCAGAATACACCAAACTGCTGGCCAAGAGGATGAAGGTATGCAACTGTGGTTTAGTTTTGAGCAAAAAGTTTAATTGATGGTGTTTTCCTGAAATTTAACCTGTGTATGAACGAAGCCACCTATTTGTCTGAAAAAGTAATGTATGGATTGAATCTTTTACTGAAGTGCTGCAAAAGTGTTAAGCACAAACGGTGTAAATGAAAGCTATGTTGTGAAAAACtgaatatatacttttttttttttttttttgtaggagGCCAAAGAGAAACGTCAAGAAAAGATTGCTAAGAGACGCCGTCTCTCCTCACTGAGAGCCTCCACATCCAAGTCAGAGTCTAGCCAGAAGTGAGACATGTGCctcacaaataaaacatttctttgAACGTTCtatattttgtcttgtttctttATTGCCCCTTTAAAGTGGTGTGTTTCTGAGTTGAATTTTATGATTGGTCTAATTATCTTGGCCTTTCTACATTTTATTGTGAAAAATGCAATTAAGGTTTGGCGATCAAGATGACTTTAGTGAAGTacttacacattttaaacactgtaattttacattaagcATAATTCTCAAAGCATTTCTTGTGAAGATTGTTAAAGTTTAGATATACAGATCTAACCTAAAggaccaaaataaaaaaacaaaaagctgcCGTTTTCAAACAAGTAAAAACTTATTAAATGGTCATTCCAATATTGGTGTATCTCTGATtcatgttttagttttaatgatCTAGCTATAAATGCTCTTAAAGAATTGATCTTTTAGCCATTATGCTTAACCCCAAattagaaactttttttttttttcagggtatCCCATGTTAAATATGTTCATTGCACGTAGAACCTTTTATCAGGGCAATAACCATGAAAGTATGATGGCTAGCCCTGCTCTACCTTATGTCAAAGAACTAAAGTAAATGGAAAAATATCTTGTACCTTTTCTGTTCTTTTCATTACCATGGCCGACAGATAATTTATGCTCAGTGCGGCCAGTGGGGGGCAGCAAATTCATACTAATAAATGTGGGCTCTAGCGACATGGCAAGCCAATTAACAATTAATCTGGTACACTATCAGTATCtacagcagtggttcccaaacctgtcatAGAGGACCCCCAGCACATTTTTATGTCTCCCTATTTCTGACACACCAATTTCAGgccttgcagtctctactaatgagcacatgagttgaatcaggtgttaTATATGATGGAGACATAACATGAACAAAATTGACTGCTCAATTCCGTCAAACTGACGGATAAGCTTTATTTGAAGGGTAACTTTGTGATTTGTAACGATTAGCTCATGGAGCTAAGTTGTCAATCATCGGTGCGtaccaaacgggatatatcgtcCTCCGAAGGGCACTAACCAGGGAGAAAAGAAGACGGCGCCtctttgattgtctcgttaagatgatgctgaagtgcgttccaaaaaaattttttttgaccCCTTCATCCCtttgaagctctcactccggagggtaaaccctttgaagggatcagggcatagggatgagcccttctgaATGGACCGCAGGGCATTTTTGGATGATGCTaagaaaactctgaccaataagaggacaaTTGTACTTGAAtgtgacttgcataaacacattttagtacgctttgaaatgttgccttttGAAAGtgaaccgaaccaagaagaaaatgcaacatcgtaacaaatttagtccctgtttcggaacaaaaccagccatccataggtgtgaaaaaGTTCCCTAGTGAACCCAATGGCAAGCAAATGAATTAATACTATGTAATGAACAAGTGGCAATTAATAACGTAATAGATGCAGTTGGATAGTATCAAGTAATATCTAATAAATAGTTAGTGAAATAGAAAGAGTTGGCATTACTGAATTAgttgtaaatgaaaaataagtagTCTACTAGTAACGAAAACAACAGATACTCGTTACTTTTACAGAATAAATGTTAATCGCGCTTGCCATAACAGACCAACACTGGGGTGCGACACCTGCGATGCGTTCTGTATTCTAAATAGAATCTTGTGTATTGCAAGATTGGACAACAATGGCGATCGATTGCTTATAGACCAATACTGTATATTCTATATAAAATTCTTAGCGTCAATACAGTTAAGCATTACTTCCCTATAAGTgatgactgattgattgattgattgactgaacGATATTAATTGTGCTTCTTATAATACATCAGCTTTATAGCTTTGGTGCACCATCACGCCTGCACGATTTCTCTGCACCTGAT from Megalobrama amblycephala isolate DHTTF-2021 linkage group LG7, ASM1881202v1, whole genome shotgun sequence harbors:
- the rps6 gene encoding 40S ribosomal protein S6, yielding MKLNISFPATGCQKLIEVDDERKLRIFYEKRMATEVAADSLGDEWKGYVVRISGGNDKQGFPMKQGVLTHGRVRLLLSKGHSCYRPRRTGERKRKSVRGCIVDANLSVLNLVIVRKGEKDIPGLTDSTVPRRLGPKRASRIRKLFNLSKEDDVRQYVVRRPLTKEGKKPRTKAPKIQRLVTPRVLQHKRRRIALKKQRTLKNKEAAAEYTKLLAKRMKEAKEKRQEKIAKRRRLSSLRASTSKSESSQK